Proteins co-encoded in one Stutzerimonas stutzeri genomic window:
- a CDS encoding cytochrome c oxidase assembly protein — translation MNDELSLAKLIRRLLLVVVAMFAFGFALVPIYDVMCKAFGINGKTAGAYEGAQTADEARQVRVQFLATNASGMTWEFQPLADQVSVNPGATQEMRFVAFNPTDHPMTAQAVPSISPSKAAAYFHKTECFCFTQQVLQPGERIEMPVRFIVDRDLPADVRHLTLAYTLFDITSRQPPVAVVQAPGAAGKESLQ, via the coding sequence ATGAATGACGAGCTTTCTTTGGCCAAGTTGATTCGCCGACTGTTGCTGGTGGTCGTGGCGATGTTCGCCTTCGGCTTCGCGCTGGTGCCGATCTACGATGTCATGTGCAAGGCCTTCGGCATCAACGGCAAGACGGCGGGCGCCTACGAAGGGGCCCAGACCGCAGACGAAGCGCGGCAGGTGCGGGTGCAGTTTCTGGCCACCAACGCCTCGGGCATGACCTGGGAGTTTCAGCCGCTGGCCGACCAGGTCAGCGTGAACCCTGGCGCCACCCAGGAGATGCGCTTCGTCGCCTTCAACCCCACCGATCACCCGATGACGGCCCAGGCGGTGCCGAGCATCTCGCCGTCCAAGGCGGCGGCCTATTTCCACAAGACCGAGTGCTTCTGCTTTACCCAGCAGGTGCTGCAGCCCGGTGAGCGCATCGAAATGCCGGTGCGCTTCATTGTCGATCGTGATTTGCCCGCAGATGTGCGTCACCTGACGCTCGCTTACACCCTGTTCGACATCACGTCTCGTCAGCCTCCGGTCGCCGTGGTCCAGGCGCCTGGGGCGGCGGGCAAGGAGAGTCTGCAATGA
- the ctaD gene encoding cytochrome c oxidase subunit I: protein MSAVIDDHGHAGHDHHHGPAKGLSRWLLTTNHKDIGSMYLWFSFCAFLLGGSMAMVIRAELFQPGLQIVQPEFFNQMTTMHGLIMVFGAVMPAFVGLANWMIPLMIGAPDMALPRMNNFSFWLLPAAFGLLVSTLFMEGGGPNFGWTFYAPLSTTYAPESVTYFIFAIHLMGISSIMGAINVVATILNLRAPGMTLMKMPLFVWTWLITAFLLIAVMPVLAGVVTMMLMDIHFGTSFFSAAGGGDPVLFQHVFWFFGHPEVYIMILPAFGAVSSIIPAFSRKPLFGYTSMVYATGAIAFLSFIVWSHHMFTVGIPVTGELFFMYATMLIAVPTGVKVFNWVSTMWRGSLTFEAPMLFAVAFVILFSIGGFSGLMLAIAPADFQYHDTYFVVAHFHYVLVPGAIFGIFASAYFWLPKWTGHMYDETLAKLHFWMSFIGMNLAFFPMHFVGLAGMPRRIPDYNLMFANFNMVSSIGAFMFGTTQLLFLFIVIKCIRGGPAAPAKPWDGAEGLEWSVPSPAPYHTFSVPPTMDELHEHRTGPKHD, encoded by the coding sequence ATGAGTGCAGTGATCGACGATCATGGGCATGCCGGGCATGACCACCACCACGGCCCGGCCAAGGGCCTCTCGCGCTGGCTGCTGACCACCAACCACAAGGACATCGGCTCGATGTACCTGTGGTTCAGCTTCTGCGCCTTCCTGCTGGGTGGTTCGATGGCGATGGTGATCCGCGCCGAACTGTTCCAGCCGGGCCTGCAGATCGTGCAGCCGGAATTCTTCAACCAGATGACCACCATGCATGGCCTCATCATGGTCTTCGGCGCGGTGATGCCGGCCTTCGTCGGCCTGGCCAACTGGATGATTCCGCTGATGATCGGTGCGCCGGACATGGCGCTGCCGCGGATGAACAACTTCAGCTTCTGGCTGTTGCCCGCCGCGTTCGGCCTGTTGGTCTCGACCCTGTTCATGGAGGGCGGCGGACCGAATTTCGGCTGGACCTTCTATGCGCCGCTGTCGACCACCTATGCGCCGGAGAGCGTGACCTACTTCATTTTCGCGATTCACCTGATGGGCATCAGCTCGATCATGGGCGCGATCAATGTGGTCGCCACGATTCTCAATTTGCGTGCCCCCGGCATGACGCTGATGAAGATGCCGCTGTTCGTCTGGACCTGGCTGATCACCGCCTTCCTGCTCATTGCGGTGATGCCGGTGCTGGCGGGCGTGGTGACCATGATGCTGATGGACATCCACTTCGGCACCAGCTTCTTCAGCGCCGCGGGCGGCGGCGACCCGGTGCTGTTCCAGCACGTGTTCTGGTTCTTCGGTCACCCCGAGGTGTACATCATGATCCTGCCGGCGTTCGGCGCGGTCAGTTCGATCATCCCGGCGTTCAGCCGCAAGCCGCTGTTCGGCTACACCTCGATGGTCTACGCCACCGGCGCTATCGCCTTCCTCTCGTTCATCGTCTGGTCGCACCACATGTTCACCGTCGGCATTCCGGTGACCGGCGAGCTGTTCTTCATGTACGCCACCATGCTCATCGCGGTGCCGACGGGCGTGAAGGTGTTCAACTGGGTGTCGACCATGTGGCGCGGCTCGCTGACCTTCGAGGCGCCGATGCTGTTCGCCGTGGCGTTCGTCATCCTGTTCAGCATCGGCGGCTTCTCCGGACTGATGCTGGCCATCGCCCCGGCGGACTTCCAGTACCACGACACCTACTTCGTGGTGGCGCACTTCCACTATGTGCTGGTGCCGGGGGCGATCTTCGGCATCTTCGCCTCGGCCTATTTCTGGCTACCCAAGTGGACCGGGCACATGTATGACGAGACGCTGGCCAAGCTGCATTTCTGGATGAGTTTCATCGGCATGAACCTGGCGTTCTTCCCGATGCACTTCGTCGGGCTGGCCGGCATGCCGCGACGGATTCCGGACTACAACCTGATGTTCGCCAACTTCAACATGGTGTCGAGCATTGGCGCCTTCATGTTCGGAACCACGCAACTGCTGTTCCTGTTCATCGTCATCAAGTGCATCCGCGGCGGCCCGGCCGCGCCAGCCAAACCCTGGGATGGCGCCGAAGGGCTGGAGTGGAGCGTGCCGTCGCCGGCGCCCTATCACACCTTCAGTGTGCCGCCGACGATGGATGAGCTGCATGAGCACCGCACCGGCCCGAAACATGATTAG
- the coxB gene encoding cytochrome c oxidase subunit II, translating into MSRHPRVWMGIGLWSLFAQAQAAWDVNMRTGVTDVSRSVFDLHMTIFWICVIIGVLVFAVMFWSMFAHRRSKRLESAHFHENTKVEVLWTIIPLLILIGMAVPATRTLIHIYDASESDVDIQVTGYQWKWHYKYLGEDVEFFSNLTTPRDEINNLAPKGEHYLLEVDQPLVIPAGAKVRFLVTAADVIHSWWVPDLAVKKDAIPGFINESWTRVERPGIYRGQCTELCGKDHGFMPIVVEVKSAEDYAAWLGEKKAEAAKLAELTSKEWKLNELVARGEKVYLTNCASCHQPTGMGLPPMFPALKGSPVATGDAENHLSVVVHGRPGTSMPAFGPQLSEVDLAAVVTYERNAWGNDKGDMVTPKDVLDFKQAEEASQ; encoded by the coding sequence ATGTCGCGACATCCACGAGTCTGGATGGGGATTGGGCTGTGGTCGCTGTTTGCGCAGGCCCAGGCGGCCTGGGACGTAAACATGCGAACCGGTGTGACCGATGTCAGTCGCTCCGTATTCGATCTGCACATGACCATCTTCTGGATCTGCGTGATCATCGGCGTGCTGGTGTTCGCGGTCATGTTCTGGTCGATGTTCGCGCACCGCCGCTCCAAGCGGCTCGAGTCGGCGCACTTCCACGAGAACACCAAGGTCGAGGTGCTCTGGACCATCATCCCGTTGCTGATCCTCATCGGCATGGCCGTACCGGCCACCCGCACGCTGATCCACATCTACGATGCCTCCGAGTCGGATGTGGATATCCAGGTCACCGGCTACCAATGGAAGTGGCACTACAAGTACCTGGGCGAGGACGTCGAGTTCTTCAGCAACCTCACCACACCGCGCGACGAAATCAACAACCTGGCGCCCAAGGGCGAGCACTACCTCCTTGAAGTGGACCAGCCGCTGGTGATTCCGGCAGGCGCCAAGGTGCGCTTCCTGGTGACCGCCGCAGATGTCATCCACTCCTGGTGGGTGCCGGATCTGGCGGTGAAGAAGGATGCCATCCCCGGCTTCATCAACGAGTCCTGGACCCGGGTCGAGCGGCCCGGCATCTACCGCGGGCAATGCACCGAACTGTGCGGCAAGGACCACGGCTTCATGCCCATCGTGGTGGAGGTCAAGTCCGCCGAGGACTACGCCGCCTGGCTCGGCGAGAAGAAGGCCGAGGCCGCCAAGCTCGCTGAGCTGACCAGCAAAGAGTGGAAGCTCAATGAACTGGTGGCGCGTGGTGAGAAGGTCTACCTGACCAACTGCGCCTCCTGCCACCAGCCCACGGGCATGGGGCTGCCGCCGATGTTCCCGGCACTCAAGGGCTCGCCGGTGGCCACAGGCGATGCCGAGAACCATCTCAGCGTCGTGGTGCATGGCCGTCCGGGCACCTCCATGCCGGCCTTCGGCCCGCAGCTGTCGGAAGTCGACCTGGCCGCCGTGGTGACCTACGAGCGCAACGCCTGGGGTAACGACAAGGGCGACATGGTTACGCCGAAAGACGTGCTCGATTTCAAACAGGCCGAAGAAGCCAGTCAATAA
- a CDS encoding PA0069 family radical SAM protein has protein sequence MPVPSSTPRGRGTAINPDNRFAPTRSEAYDDGWEQDVPPTRATEVRLETAKSVLTRNQSPDVGFDRSVNPYRGCEHGCIYCFARPSHAYWDLSPGIDFETRLIAKTNLAERLEQELSKPGYVPQPIALGVNTDAYQPLEREQRLTRQALEILLRFKHPVHIITKGSLVLRDLDLLVPLAEQRLASVSVSLTTLDDELKRIMEPRAASPSARLRVLRTLHEAGVPVSVMCAPMIPMINDMELERMLEAAREAGARSAGYVLLRLPHEVATLFDEWLQEHFPQRAAHVMSLVRQSRGGKDYDSRFGSRMRGEGQFAQLLAQRFQLACKRLGYNRRDQNYGLDCTRFAPPGQQMTLL, from the coding sequence ATGCCCGTTCCGTCGTCGACGCCGCGTGGCCGCGGTACCGCAATCAATCCGGACAACCGTTTCGCCCCGACGCGTAGCGAGGCGTACGACGATGGCTGGGAGCAGGACGTGCCGCCGACCCGCGCCACCGAGGTGCGCTTGGAAACGGCCAAGAGCGTGCTTACCCGCAACCAGTCACCGGACGTCGGCTTCGATCGCTCGGTCAATCCCTATCGCGGCTGTGAGCATGGCTGCATCTACTGCTTTGCCCGACCCAGCCACGCCTATTGGGACCTGTCGCCGGGTATCGACTTCGAAACGCGGCTGATCGCCAAGACCAACCTGGCCGAGCGGCTCGAGCAGGAGTTGAGCAAGCCAGGCTACGTGCCGCAACCCATCGCGCTGGGCGTCAATACCGATGCCTACCAGCCGCTGGAGCGCGAGCAGCGGTTGACCCGCCAGGCGCTGGAAATCCTGCTGCGCTTCAAGCATCCGGTGCACATCATCACCAAGGGCTCGCTGGTGCTGCGCGATCTGGATCTGTTGGTGCCGCTGGCCGAGCAGCGGCTGGCCAGCGTTTCGGTCAGCCTGACCACGCTCGATGACGAACTGAAACGGATCATGGAGCCGCGCGCCGCTTCGCCCTCGGCGCGCTTGCGGGTCTTGCGTACCCTGCATGAGGCCGGCGTGCCGGTGAGTGTGATGTGCGCGCCGATGATCCCGATGATCAACGACATGGAGCTCGAACGCATGCTGGAGGCCGCGCGGGAAGCCGGAGCGCGGTCTGCCGGCTACGTGCTGTTGCGGCTGCCGCATGAGGTGGCGACGCTGTTCGACGAGTGGCTGCAGGAGCATTTCCCGCAGCGCGCCGCGCACGTCATGAGCCTGGTGCGCCAGTCGCGCGGCGGCAAGGATTACGACAGCCGCTTCGGCAGCCGGATGCGCGGTGAGGGCCAGTTTGCCCAGCTGCTCGCGCAACGGTTCCAGCTGGCCTGCAAGCGCCTCGGCTATAACCGGCGTGACCAGAACTACGGCCTCGATTGCACCCGCTTTGCCCCGCCGGGGCAGCAAATGACGTTGCTGTAG